In Xylanibacter ruminicola 23, a single genomic region encodes these proteins:
- a CDS encoding lipocalin family protein — protein sequence MLSKFLYRAAMVAALVFLTACGGGDDDGRRLGEMIVGTWQRGWGEGDVVIDGDTDLGPDNFTYDQFVFRGDGNYNGMVRKGTFTAYDTEGMVIYEGDYQCDNNNLKLTYVDDGGAKRSLLAQVVSFTDSSVLIRYDYEQKGITVTFIIRKLSNETNGYSSSSVTSR from the coding sequence ATGTTAAGTAAGTTCTTATACAGGGCAGCTATGGTGGCTGCCCTGGTATTTTTGACCGCTTGCGGTGGTGGTGACGATGATGGACGCCGACTGGGCGAAATGATTGTCGGCACTTGGCAACGCGGTTGGGGCGAAGGTGATGTTGTGATTGATGGCGACACCGACTTAGGCCCCGATAACTTTACGTACGATCAGTTTGTTTTTCGTGGTGATGGCAATTACAACGGCATGGTGCGCAAAGGTACTTTTACCGCCTACGACACAGAAGGTATGGTGATTTACGAAGGCGACTATCAGTGCGACAACAATAACCTGAAACTTACATATGTTGACGATGGCGGAGCCAAGCGCTCGCTCCTAGCACAGGTGGTTTCGTTTACCGACAGTTCTGTGCTTATCAGGTACGACTACGAACAAAAAGGCATAACCGTTACTTTCATTATTCGCAAACTATCAAACGAAACTAACGGTTATTCGTCATCTTCAGTTACATCGCGGTAA
- a CDS encoding aspartate-semialdehyde dehydrogenase, whose protein sequence is MKVAIVGASGAVGQEFLRILAERNFPMDELVLFGSERSAGTKYNFKGKEIEVKLLQHNDDFKDVDIAFTSAGAGTSKEFAETITKYGAVMIDNSSAFRMDDDVPLVVPECNAEDALNRPRGIIANPNCTTIMMVVVLQPLEKLSHIKRIHVASYQSASGAGAAAMAELQQQYKEMVEDGEVKTVKKFAHQLAYNVIPQIDVFQPNGYTKEEMKMFNETRKIMHTDAKCSAMCVRVSSLRSHSESVWIETERPISVEEAQKAIAAAPGCTLKDDPATLTYPMPLETAGKDDVYVGRVRKDLSDENGLTFWLSGDQIRKGAALNAVQIAEYLVKVGNVK, encoded by the coding sequence ATGAAAGTAGCAATTGTAGGTGCAAGTGGAGCCGTAGGACAAGAGTTTCTGCGCATCCTCGCTGAGAGAAATTTCCCAATGGACGAACTGGTACTGTTTGGCTCAGAGCGCAGTGCCGGAACGAAGTACAATTTTAAAGGTAAGGAGATTGAGGTTAAACTGCTTCAGCACAACGACGATTTTAAGGATGTCGACATCGCCTTCACTTCAGCAGGTGCAGGCACATCGAAGGAGTTTGCCGAGACTATCACAAAGTATGGTGCTGTAATGATTGACAACTCGAGTGCATTCCGTATGGACGACGATGTACCCTTGGTAGTGCCCGAGTGCAACGCCGAGGACGCCCTGAACCGTCCTCGTGGAATAATCGCTAACCCTAACTGCACCACTATCATGATGGTAGTTGTTCTCCAGCCTCTGGAAAAGCTCTCTCATATAAAACGCATCCATGTTGCTTCATATCAGAGTGCTTCAGGTGCCGGTGCCGCTGCCATGGCCGAACTGCAGCAGCAGTACAAAGAGATGGTAGAGGATGGTGAGGTTAAGACCGTAAAGAAGTTCGCCCACCAGCTGGCTTATAACGTTATCCCTCAGATTGACGTGTTCCAGCCAAATGGCTACACCAAGGAGGAGATGAAGATGTTTAACGAGACACGTAAGATTATGCATACCGATGCTAAGTGCTCGGCCATGTGTGTACGTGTTAGCTCACTGCGCTCTCACTCAGAGAGTGTTTGGATTGAGACCGAGCGCCCCATCAGCGTAGAGGAGGCTCAGAAGGCTATCGCCGCTGCTCCCGGCTGTACACTGAAGGACGATCCCGCTACACTTACCTACCCCATGCCTCTGGAAACTGCCGGCAAGGACGATGTTTACGTAGGTCGTGTACGTAAGGACCTGAGCGACGAAAACGGTCTGACCTTCTGGCTCAGTGGCGACCAGATACGTAAGGGTGCTGCCCTTAATGCTGTTCAGATTGCAGAGTACTTAGTTAAGGTTGGAAATGTTAAGTAA
- a CDS encoding cation:proton antiporter, whose protein sequence is MTLLLSYLPITDPTFIFFVVLMIILFAPIVMSKLRIPHIIGMVLAGIAIGQYGFNILVRDNSFELFGRVGLYYIMFLAGLEMDMEGVKKHSRRFLLFGLLTCFVPLILTYAMSVTILDYSSSASFLLGCIMASNTLIAYPIVGRYGLQKHQSVALSVGSSMISLFMALVMLAAISGSFSKDSGWWFWVLFVVKFAAFCVGSVVLIPKLTRYFLRRYSDAVMQYTFVMAVMFLSAALSSLIGIEGVFGAFYSGLILNRYIPRVSPLMNRIEFIGNALFIPYFLIGVGMLINLGTLFSSMQMVWIVLLIVFFGTFGKAVAAYICSLLFRLSKADGHMMFGLTSAHAAGAIAMVMVGIRLEVAPGEYLVSDDMLNGIIMMILFTCIISTMMTEHAAKKIIIQEKTHLQGDVPKDDDEKILLCVKYPEIAPHLLYMSMFMRNQRLNRDLVALNVVYDDERSNAAREEGIRLLEQLQHTASASEVKVQTQVRLATNIANGIKHAFREFGCSEIVMGMHVHTDINPRFWGEFIQSLYNGLNRQILLVRFVQPMTTLRRIRVAVPSRAEFEPGFHRWLERLSRLAGQLDCRIQFHGRNESLMLIKEYINNRHPNVRAEYTYMAHWNELPQLAAGIADDHLFVVVTARKGTISYKTALERLPDELQKHFSGKNLMIIFPDQHGDTKDERMSFTEAQHHEEKSIYDTILRWIHERKIKH, encoded by the coding sequence ATGACATTATTATTATCATATTTGCCGATTACAGACCCAACTTTTATCTTTTTTGTGGTGCTGATGATCATTCTGTTTGCTCCTATCGTGATGAGTAAACTTAGAATTCCGCATATCATTGGCATGGTTCTGGCGGGTATCGCCATCGGTCAATATGGTTTTAATATTCTGGTCCGCGACAACTCGTTCGAACTTTTTGGTAGGGTAGGTCTCTACTATATTATGTTCCTGGCCGGACTGGAGATGGACATGGAAGGTGTGAAGAAGCATTCGCGCCGATTCCTGCTGTTCGGACTGCTGACGTGCTTTGTCCCGCTGATACTTACCTATGCCATGTCGGTAACCATCCTCGACTATTCGTCATCGGCTTCGTTCCTGTTGGGCTGTATCATGGCGTCAAATACCTTGATTGCTTATCCTATTGTTGGTCGATATGGTTTGCAGAAGCACCAGAGCGTGGCTCTGAGTGTAGGTTCGTCGATGATATCACTGTTTATGGCGCTGGTGATGCTGGCTGCTATCTCAGGATCGTTCAGCAAAGATAGTGGTTGGTGGTTCTGGGTGCTGTTTGTGGTTAAGTTTGCCGCCTTCTGTGTAGGTAGCGTTGTTCTGATACCTAAGTTGACGCGCTATTTCCTGCGCCGATACAGTGATGCCGTGATGCAGTACACCTTCGTTATGGCGGTGATGTTTCTCAGTGCGGCACTCTCGTCGCTCATTGGTATCGAGGGTGTGTTTGGCGCATTCTACTCTGGTCTGATATTAAACAGATATATCCCACGTGTGTCGCCACTGATGAACCGCATCGAGTTTATCGGTAACGCGCTGTTCATCCCCTATTTCCTGATTGGTGTGGGTATGCTCATCAATCTGGGTACGCTGTTCTCTAGCATGCAGATGGTATGGATTGTACTGCTTATCGTGTTCTTCGGAACATTTGGTAAGGCTGTGGCTGCCTATATCTGCAGTCTGCTGTTCCGCCTGTCAAAGGCCGATGGTCACATGATGTTCGGTCTTACATCGGCCCATGCGGCTGGTGCCATCGCTATGGTGATGGTGGGCATCCGTTTAGAGGTGGCTCCCGGCGAATACCTGGTGAGCGACGACATGCTGAATGGTATCATTATGATGATATTGTTTACCTGTATCATCAGTACCATGATGACCGAGCATGCTGCCAAGAAGATTATCATTCAGGAGAAGACCCATCTGCAGGGTGATGTACCTAAGGATGACGACGAGAAGATATTGTTATGTGTGAAATATCCTGAGATTGCACCACATCTGCTGTATATGTCGATGTTTATGCGTAACCAGCGTTTGAATCGCGACTTGGTGGCGTTGAATGTGGTTTACGATGATGAGCGTAGCAATGCTGCTCGCGAAGAGGGTATCCGATTGTTGGAGCAACTGCAGCATACGGCCAGCGCCAGCGAGGTAAAGGTGCAAACGCAGGTGCGCTTGGCTACCAATATCGCCAATGGTATTAAGCACGCTTTCCGTGAGTTTGGATGCTCGGAGATTGTGATGGGGATGCACGTGCATACCGATATCAACCCCAGGTTCTGGGGAGAGTTTATCCAGAGTTTGTATAATGGCTTGAACCGCCAGATTCTGCTGGTACGTTTCGTTCAGCCTATGACCACGTTGCGTCGTATTCGTGTGGCAGTACCTTCACGAGCCGAGTTTGAGCCTGGTTTCCATCGTTGGCTCGAAAGGTTGAGTAGGTTGGCTGGTCAGTTGGACTGCCGTATCCAGTTCCATGGTCGCAACGAGAGTCTGATGCTCATCAAGGAGTATATCAACAACCGCCATCCCAATGTGCGTGCCGAGTACACCTACATGGCCCATTGGAACGAGTTGCCTCAGTTGGCTGCGGGTATTGCCGACGACCATCTGTTTGTGGTAGTTACAGCCCGTAAGGGTACCATCTCATACAAAACAGCGTTAGAGCGACTGCCTGATGAGTTGCAGAAGCACTTCTCGGGTAAGAACCTCATGATAATCTTCCCCGACCAGCATGGTGATACTAAGGACGAGCGCATGAGCTTTACTGAGGCACAGCACCACGAGGAGAAGAGTATCTATGATACTATTCTGCGCTGGATACACGAGAGGAAGATTAAACATTAA
- a CDS encoding ABC transporter ATP-binding protein → MIDIKNITKSFGSLQVLKGIDLHINKGEVVSIVGPSGAGKTTLLQIIGTLDRPDTGSVVVDGIDTTTLSSKHLADFRNRHLGFVFQFHQLLPEFTAIENIMIPAYIAGTSQSKAKQRAKELLEFMGLADRATHKPNELSGGEKQRVAVARALVNNPAVILADEPSGSLDTKNKEELHQLFFDLRDQFGQTFVIVTHDEGLASITDRTIHLKDGLILPTENIEITEEI, encoded by the coding sequence ATGATTGATATAAAGAATATAACCAAGAGCTTTGGCTCGTTACAGGTACTGAAGGGCATCGACCTCCATATCAACAAGGGCGAGGTGGTAAGCATTGTAGGTCCCAGCGGTGCAGGTAAAACCACGTTGCTGCAGATTATCGGTACACTCGACCGTCCTGATACGGGTAGTGTAGTGGTTGATGGTATCGATACAACCACGCTCTCATCCAAGCATCTTGCCGATTTCCGCAACCGCCATCTGGGATTTGTATTCCAGTTCCATCAGCTGTTGCCCGAGTTTACTGCTATCGAGAATATCATGATTCCCGCTTATATAGCTGGCACATCGCAGAGTAAGGCTAAGCAGCGTGCCAAAGAACTGCTTGAGTTTATGGGACTGGCCGATCGTGCTACCCATAAACCCAACGAACTCTCTGGTGGTGAGAAACAGCGTGTGGCTGTGGCTCGTGCGCTGGTAAACAATCCTGCAGTGATTCTTGCCGATGAGCCTTCTGGCTCGCTCGACACAAAGAATAAGGAAGAGTTGCATCAGTTGTTCTTCGATCTTCGTGATCAGTTCGGACAGACTTTTGTGATTGTTACCCACGATGAGGGACTTGCTTCGATTACAGATAGAACTATTCATCTTAAGGATGGACTGATATTACCTACGGAAAACATTGAAATAACAGAGGAAATATGA
- a CDS encoding S1 RNA-binding domain-containing protein, with the protein MIKLGDYNTLKIVKSVDFGLYLDGGEEGEILLPQRYVTNDMKIGNEVTVFIYLDQEERPVATTETPYAKVGEFVSLEVAWVNQFGAFLNWGLMKDIFCPFREQKKRMEQGQRHIVYIKVDEDSYRLMATAKVEKYLTTPIITDLPSLQHGAEVDILVWQKTDLGFKVIVNNKFQGLIFENQIFQPLHSGMKLKAYVDHVRQDGKIDIVLQQTGRQQTLDFAETLLRYLYENDGFCNLGDKSPAELIYDRFQVSKKAYKKAVGDLYKRRLITIEPDGIRLVK; encoded by the coding sequence ATGATAAAATTAGGAGATTACAATACCTTGAAAATCGTGAAGTCGGTCGACTTCGGACTTTATCTCGACGGTGGCGAGGAAGGCGAAATTTTGCTTCCCCAGCGTTATGTTACTAACGATATGAAAATTGGTAACGAGGTTACGGTGTTTATCTACCTCGACCAGGAGGAGCGACCTGTGGCTACAACAGAGACACCTTATGCCAAGGTGGGCGAGTTTGTAAGTTTAGAGGTGGCATGGGTTAACCAGTTTGGCGCATTCCTTAACTGGGGTCTGATGAAAGATATCTTCTGCCCCTTCCGTGAGCAGAAAAAACGTATGGAGCAAGGTCAGCGTCATATCGTATATATTAAGGTAGATGAAGACAGCTATCGCCTGATGGCTACGGCTAAGGTAGAGAAATATCTCACTACACCTATCATTACCGATCTGCCATCGTTGCAGCATGGTGCCGAGGTGGATATTTTAGTGTGGCAGAAGACCGATCTGGGCTTCAAGGTGATTGTGAACAATAAGTTCCAGGGCCTGATATTCGAGAATCAGATTTTTCAGCCTCTGCACAGTGGTATGAAACTCAAGGCCTATGTGGATCATGTGCGTCAGGATGGCAAGATTGATATCGTTCTGCAGCAGACAGGCAGACAGCAAACGCTGGACTTTGCTGAGACACTGCTACGCTATCTTTACGAGAACGATGGATTCTGCAATCTGGGAGATAAGTCGCCTGCCGAGTTGATTTATGACCGCTTCCAGGTATCAAAGAAAGCCTATAAGAAAGCTGTTGGCGATCTCTATAAGCGTCGCCTCATCACCATCGAACCTGATGGCATTCGCTTAGTAAAATAA
- the asnS gene encoding asparagine--tRNA ligase, with product MKRTKIIDVLKSTEYGKEVCVKGWVRTHRSSKAVDFIALNDGSTIKNVQIVVDPTKFDEQVLKDITTGACISAEGTLVESQGAGQSSEIQATKLEVYGLCGNDYPMQKKGQSFEVMRKNAHMRLRTNTFGAVMRIRHNMAMAIHTYFHEHGFFYFHTPLITASDCEGAGNMFQVTTKNLYDLKKDENGKIIYDDDFFGEQTSLTVSGQLEGELGATALGSIYTFGPTFRAENSNTPRHLAEFWMVEPEVAFLDQEELMDLEEDFIKYCVRWALDNCKDDLEFLNKMIDKTLIERLEGVLKETFVRLPYTEGINILQEAIKNGKKFEFPCNWGDDLASEHERYLVEEHFKKPVIMTDYPRAFKSFYMKQNQDTADGGSVGYKGAVAPGPTMQGTDVLFPQIGEIIGGSVREESYDKLMGEINRREMDQTHLWWYIDTRKWGSCPHAGFGLGFERLILFVTGMQNIRDVIPFPRTPKSAEF from the coding sequence ATGAAAAGAACAAAGATTATTGATGTGCTGAAGAGCACTGAATATGGCAAGGAGGTTTGCGTTAAGGGTTGGGTGCGCACGCACCGCAGCTCTAAGGCTGTAGACTTCATTGCACTCAACGACGGTTCTACCATCAAGAATGTGCAGATTGTTGTTGATCCCACTAAGTTCGACGAGCAGGTATTGAAGGATATCACCACTGGTGCCTGCATCAGCGCCGAGGGTACACTGGTTGAGAGTCAGGGTGCCGGTCAGAGCAGCGAAATCCAGGCTACTAAGCTTGAGGTTTACGGTCTGTGCGGCAACGACTACCCCATGCAGAAGAAGGGCCAGAGCTTCGAGGTAATGCGTAAGAACGCTCACATGCGTCTGCGCACCAACACCTTTGGTGCAGTGATGCGCATCCGCCACAACATGGCGATGGCTATCCACACCTACTTCCACGAGCATGGATTCTTCTACTTCCACACCCCACTGATTACTGCCAGTGACTGTGAGGGAGCAGGTAACATGTTCCAGGTAACTACCAAGAACCTGTACGACCTGAAGAAGGACGAGAACGGCAAGATTATCTACGACGATGATTTCTTCGGTGAACAGACTTCGCTGACTGTATCTGGTCAGTTGGAGGGTGAGCTGGGTGCTACCGCACTGGGTTCTATCTACACCTTCGGTCCTACTTTCCGTGCAGAGAACAGTAACACACCTCGTCACCTGGCTGAGTTCTGGATGGTTGAGCCTGAGGTTGCTTTCTTGGATCAGGAAGAGCTGATGGATCTTGAAGAGGACTTCATCAAGTACTGCGTACGCTGGGCTCTCGATAACTGTAAGGACGACCTCGAGTTCCTGAACAAGATGATTGATAAAACTCTGATCGAGCGTCTGGAGGGTGTACTCAAGGAGACCTTCGTTCGCTTGCCTTACACTGAGGGTATCAATATCCTGCAGGAGGCTATCAAGAACGGCAAGAAGTTCGAGTTCCCCTGCAACTGGGGCGACGACCTGGCCAGCGAGCATGAGCGCTACCTGGTTGAAGAGCACTTCAAGAAGCCTGTTATCATGACCGACTACCCACGTGCATTCAAGTCGTTCTATATGAAGCAGAACCAGGACACTGCCGATGGTGGTTCAGTAGGTTATAAGGGTGCTGTTGCCCCTGGTCCTACCATGCAGGGTACCGATGTACTCTTCCCACAGATTGGTGAGATTATCGGTGGTAGTGTTCGTGAGGAGAGCTACGATAAGTTGATGGGCGAGATTAATCGCCGCGAGATGGACCAGACCCACCTCTGGTGGTACATCGACACCCGCAAGTGGGGTTCATGCCCACACGCCGGTTTCGGTCTTGGTTTCGAGCGTCTCATCCTGTTCGTAACAGGTATGCAGAACATCCGCGACGTGATCCCCTTCCCACGTACTCCGAAATCAGCAGAGTTCTAA
- a CDS encoding pseudouridine synthase, whose translation MDFENNEKKQEETAQDGYQKEYRPGRSPRPRIHTAARPVYERPSYRNNNDEGEFRPEGFGAGLQSNAPQRPQGGYRPRNNYNNDGGYGQQRQGGYGQRPQGGYGRPQQGGYGRPQQGGYGQRPQGGGYGQRPQQGGYGRPQQGGYGRPQQGGYGRPQQGGYGRPQQGGYGKPYGAAPYKKGPRQRTADYDPNAKYSMKKRIEYKEINYDPNEPLRLNKFLANAGVCSRREADEFIQAGVVSVNGEIVTELGTKILRTDVVKFHDQPVNIEKKVYVLLNKPKDYVTTSDDPQQRKTVMDLVKNACPERIYPVGRLDRNTTGVLLLTNDGDLASKLTHPKYLKKKIYHVYLDKNVTAHDLAQIAEGIQLEDGEIKADDVQYAHPTDKKQVGIEIHSGKNRIVRRIFESLGYRVQKLDRVQFAGLTKKNLKRGDWRYLTEEEVDRLRMGAYE comes from the coding sequence ATGGATTTCGAAAACAACGAGAAAAAACAGGAAGAGACTGCACAGGACGGATATCAGAAGGAGTATCGTCCAGGTCGTTCACCACGTCCACGCATTCATACCGCTGCGCGCCCAGTATATGAGCGTCCCAGCTATCGCAATAACAACGACGAAGGCGAGTTCCGCCCAGAGGGATTCGGCGCAGGTTTGCAGAGCAATGCACCTCAGCGTCCTCAGGGAGGCTATCGTCCACGTAACAACTACAATAACGATGGTGGCTACGGTCAGCAGCGTCAGGGTGGTTATGGCCAGCGCCCACAGGGTGGCTACGGTCGTCCTCAGCAGGGCGGTTACGGTCGTCCCCAGCAGGGTGGCTACGGCCAGCGTCCACAGGGTGGCGGTTATGGCCAGCGTCCTCAGCAGGGTGGCTACGGTCGTCCTCAGCAGGGTGGTTACGGTCGTCCCCAGCAGGGTGGCTACGGTCGTCCTCAGCAGGGTGGCTACGGTCGTCCTCAGCAGGGTGGCTATGGCAAGCCTTACGGAGCAGCTCCTTATAAGAAGGGTCCACGTCAGCGCACAGCCGACTACGATCCAAATGCAAAGTACTCTATGAAGAAGCGCATCGAGTACAAGGAGATTAACTACGATCCAAACGAGCCACTGCGTTTGAACAAGTTCCTGGCTAATGCTGGTGTTTGCAGCCGTCGCGAGGCCGACGAGTTCATCCAGGCAGGTGTAGTATCGGTTAACGGCGAGATTGTAACCGAGCTGGGAACAAAGATCCTGCGTACCGATGTTGTTAAGTTCCACGATCAGCCCGTAAACATCGAGAAGAAGGTTTACGTACTGCTCAACAAGCCAAAGGACTACGTTACTACCAGCGACGATCCTCAGCAGCGTAAGACTGTAATGGACCTCGTTAAGAACGCTTGTCCTGAGCGTATCTACCCCGTAGGTCGTCTCGACCGCAACACCACTGGTGTGCTGCTGCTCACCAACGATGGCGATCTGGCTTCTAAGCTTACACATCCTAAGTACCTGAAGAAGAAGATTTATCACGTTTACCTCGATAAGAACGTTACCGCTCACGACCTGGCACAGATTGCCGAGGGCATCCAGCTTGAGGATGGTGAGATTAAGGCCGACGACGTTCAGTATGCTCATCCTACCGATAAGAAGCAGGTTGGCATCGAGATTCACTCAGGTAAGAACCGTATCGTTCGCCGTATCTTCGAGAGCCTGGGCTACCGTGTTCAGAAGCTCGACCGCGTACAGTTCGCTGGTCTGACTAAGAAGAACCTGAAGCGTGGCGACTGGCGCTACCTGACCGAGGAGGAGGTTGACCGCCTGCGTATGGGAGCTTATGAGTAA
- the purB gene encoding adenylosuccinate lyase, with amino-acid sequence MDLSLLTAISPIDGRYRSKTEPLAEYFSEYALIRYRVRVEIEYFIALCELPLPQLQGINHSTFDQLRDIYRNFTPANAQRVKDIESITNHDVKAVEYFIKEQLDAMGGFESYKEFIHFGLTSQDINNTSVPLSIKEALEQVYYPMVEELIEQLHDYAEQWKNIPMLAKTHGQPASPTRLGKEVMVYVYRLEEQLRGLKATPITAKFGGATGNYNAHHVAYPQYDWREFGNTFVSEKLGLEREQYTTQISNYDWLGAIFDAMRRINTIVIDLDRDFWMYISMDYFKQKIKKGEVGSSAMPHKVNPIDYENSEGNLGIANAILQFLAAKLPVSRLQRDLTDSTVLRNVGVPMGHAVIAFQSTLKGLRKLILNEEKLQEDLDNTWAVVAEAIQTILRREAYPNPYETLKALTRTNEKLTGEKIKNFIETLEVSEDVKEELRAITPSTYTGI; translated from the coding sequence ATGGATTTAAGTTTATTGACAGCCATCTCGCCTATTGATGGCCGTTACAGAAGTAAGACCGAACCATTGGCAGAATACTTTTCAGAGTATGCCTTGATACGTTACAGGGTACGCGTTGAAATAGAGTATTTTATTGCCTTGTGTGAATTGCCATTACCTCAACTTCAGGGTATCAACCACTCAACATTCGATCAACTTCGTGACATCTACCGTAATTTCACACCCGCTAATGCACAGCGTGTGAAAGACATTGAGTCGATTACTAACCACGACGTAAAAGCCGTAGAGTACTTTATCAAGGAGCAGCTCGACGCCATGGGCGGTTTCGAGAGCTACAAGGAGTTCATCCACTTCGGCCTCACATCGCAGGACATTAACAACACCAGCGTTCCCCTTTCTATCAAGGAGGCTCTGGAGCAGGTTTACTATCCTATGGTGGAGGAGCTGATTGAGCAACTGCACGATTATGCCGAGCAGTGGAAGAACATCCCTATGCTGGCCAAGACCCACGGACAGCCTGCATCGCCAACCCGCTTGGGTAAGGAGGTAATGGTTTACGTGTACCGTCTGGAAGAGCAGCTGCGCGGTCTGAAGGCTACCCCTATCACTGCCAAGTTCGGTGGTGCTACCGGTAACTACAACGCTCACCACGTGGCTTATCCACAGTACGACTGGCGTGAGTTTGGTAACACATTCGTAAGCGAAAAGTTAGGATTGGAGCGCGAGCAGTACACCACTCAGATTTCGAACTACGACTGGTTGGGTGCTATCTTTGATGCTATGCGTCGTATCAACACCATCGTTATCGACTTGGATCGCGACTTCTGGATGTACATCTCTATGGACTACTTCAAGCAGAAGATCAAGAAGGGCGAGGTTGGTTCGAGTGCTATGCCACATAAGGTGAACCCCATCGACTACGAGAACTCTGAGGGTAACCTGGGTATTGCCAACGCCATTCTGCAGTTCCTGGCAGCAAAGCTGCCCGTAAGCCGTTTGCAGCGCGACCTGACCGACTCTACCGTTCTGCGTAACGTAGGTGTACCTATGGGTCATGCTGTGATTGCTTTCCAGAGCACACTGAAGGGTTTGCGCAAGCTCATTCTGAACGAGGAGAAGCTGCAGGAGGATCTCGACAACACTTGGGCAGTAGTAGCCGAGGCTATCCAGACTATTCTGCGTCGTGAGGCCTACCCCAACCCATACGAGACCCTGAAGGCGCTGACTCGTACCAACGAGAAGCTGACTGGCGAAAAGATCAAGAATTTCATTGAAACACTCGAGGTGAGTGAGGATGTAAAAGAAGAACTTCGTGCCATTACCCCATCAACCTATACAGGCATTTAA
- a CDS encoding ACT domain-containing protein produces MKTKQLSIFLENKSGRLTEVTEVLGAAGINLSAMSIADNSDFGILRCIVSDPDKAYQVLKEAHFAVKITDVIGFVCPNTSGSLAIVLKHLSQNGVFIEYMYSFANGDVATVVIRPTDLDACEKILSDKKVELMAANDLYQL; encoded by the coding sequence ATGAAGACTAAGCAACTATCAATTTTCCTTGAGAACAAGTCAGGCCGTCTGACTGAGGTGACCGAGGTGCTTGGTGCAGCAGGCATCAACCTTTCGGCCATGAGTATTGCCGATAACAGCGACTTTGGTATTCTGCGCTGCATCGTTTCCGATCCCGACAAAGCCTATCAGGTTCTGAAAGAGGCACACTTTGCCGTGAAGATTACTGACGTGATCGGATTTGTATGCCCCAACACCAGTGGTTCGCTGGCCATCGTACTGAAGCACCTCTCACAGAACGGTGTTTTCATCGAGTATATGTATTCGTTTGCTAATGGCGATGTGGCCACAGTGGTAATCCGCCCCACCGATTTGGATGCCTGCGAGAAGATACTTTCAGACAAAAAAGTGGAGTTGATGGCCGCAAACGACCTCTATCAGCTATAA